CCAGGGACGACCAGAGGACCCGGGCACAGCCGGGCGAGTCGTCCTGAGGCCCGGACCGAAGGCGGGGCGATGACCAGTCAAACCGATACCAAGTCGGATTACGCGGCGATGAGCAAAGCCGAGCTCATCGCCGAACTGATGCGGATCCGGGAAGCGCCAACAACGGTGCCGCAAGGCCATGACGCCGGCTTGGCCGGCATGTTGACGGTGGCCCCGGACGCGATCATCGCGATGGACGAGGAGTCGCGGATCCGCGTCTTCAACCCCGGCGCCGAGAGGCTCTTCGGCTACCGGGCCGCCGACATGATGGGGCGGCCGCTCGACATCCTGATGCCCGACCGTTTCCGTTCGGCGCACGGCGAACATGTCAGGCGTTTCCTGACATCGGGCGAGCAGAGCAGGCTGATGACCGAGCGTAGCGAAATCATCGGGCTGCGTGCGGACGGCTCCGAATTTCCGGCCGAGGCCTCGGTATCCAAGCTGCGGATAGACGACGCGACGCTTTTGACGGTGATGTTGCACGACGTCACTGAACGAAAGCGCGCCGAGGCCGAGCTCGTCGCCGCCAAGGAGCGCGCCGAACAAGCCCTCATCCAAGCCGAAAAGATGGCCGCGATCGGGACCCTGGCCAGCGGCATCGGCCATGAGATCAACAATCCCCTCTATGCCGTTCTGGGTGCGGCGGAGGCGATCCGGGACGGCGGCGACCTCTCCCGGTCCCAGTCGCACGCCCAGGACATAATTACTTATTGCAAGCACATCGCCGAGATCATCAAGAACCTGTCCGGCTATATCCGACCCGCCGACGCACACGGACTGGGACCGGTCGATGTCAACAAGGCGATTCAGGAGGCGGTGTCGATAGCCCAGCTCTCGCTCCAGGACAGCGACATCGAGATAGAGCAGTGGCTGGAACCGGTGCCGGAAATCGCGGCAAAATCGGAAGAGGTCCAGCAGGCCTTCTTCAACGTTATTCGCAACGGCCTCCAGGCCATCGACCAAGGCGGCACGCTGGAGATCAAAAGCCGGCAAGAGGGAGACCTGGTCTCTGTGCGTATCCGCGATACAGGGCGCGGTATCGCGGCGACGAATCTGGCGAAGATTTATGACCCGTTTTTCACCACCAAAGAACCGGACGAGGGCGAAGGCCTTGGACTCTTCGTGGTTCAGCAGATCGTCAAGAAATACGCGGGGACTATCGCGTTCGAGAGCGAAATCGGCCAAGGGACGCTTTGTACCATCGAATTCCCGATCCGAGACATCACTGAAGGGACGCGTTGAGATGAAGAACAAGATACTCGTCGTCGATGACGAGGCGGAGATTCGCAAGACCATTCGACTCCAACTCGAAGGCACCGCGTTCGAGATTATCGAGGCGACGAACGGCGAAGAGGCCATCGAGACCCTCGGCCGAGAGAACATCCTGGAGATGAACGTGATCATTTGTGATATCCGCATGCCGAAAATCAACGGCATCGAGGCCATCGCCTATTTCCAGCAGAACTACGCCGGCATTCCGATCATCGTGCTGACCGGATATCCAGACGTGAAGCTTGCCGTCGACCTAATGAGGGACGGCGTAGTCGACTATGTCGTCAAGCCGGTGGAGAAGAGTGAGCTTGTCGCGGCTGTCAGGCGGGCGGCCCAGCAATGGACTTCCTTTGGCGAAAATCTGCCACCGCGGCGACCTGCTTTCGGGCTGTCGTTTCCGAGAAATCGGAATCCTGAGGCTGCCATGTGTCGCCTCCGATAGCTTAGATTCCGGAGTCGAGGTCTGTACGCGGACACTAGGCGCCATATCCAGTCCGACGGCGCAAATATCAGCCCTGATTATTGTTTCTTAGAAGGCCTGACACTGATCTTAAAGTGGACACACCATGCGTCCGAGAGATATGGCCATTCAGGAGCGACTCGAAGATTCGGCGTAAACGCCTATTTGTCCTCGGTCACGTCCTCGATCCAGCTCAGGCCGGCGACGGCGGCTGGGAAGCCAAGGGTGGTGGTCGCCAGCAGCGCAACCTGGCGTAGCGCCTCGGCCGACTCGCCTTCTTCGAGCGCCTGCCGGGCGTGAGAGTGGGTCGCACCCTCGGACCGCGCGCCGATGGCGAGCGCAAGCTTGACGAGACGGCGGGCGCGCGCGTCCAGTGGCCCGATGCCTGACACCGCCTTGCCGAGGTCGTTATAGGCGGCCCATAGCTCGGGATATTTGCGGGCGACGTCGCCGGCCCGGCTTGGCGGTAGTTGGGTCATCGTCGTCTCCTGACGCTATTCCTGCTCTCGCCCGTTCATCCGACATTTCTCAGGCGCCATCCAAATTCCTGGAAATCGTACCACCTTCCCGCCGCCAAAGGAATTGCATCCCCCTTGCAGTCAACGGGTGGCCTGATCTTGGTGAGCGGCCTCCGTTTGGAAGGCCATTTGGTCATTTTTCTCGCCCTTCAGACACACCTCTCCTGCCACTTTCTCCTTGCCATCGATTCCCTCAAGGTTCCCAACCACTCGACCTTCTCGGTCAGCCGGCACGGCCGCTTCCGCGAGGACAAAGTCTTTCGTCTGGTGTCCGAGAGCATCGTCGGCCAATGCATGGCAGCGGGGCTGGTTGGAAGTGGACATGAAGCATCCAGCATTGGCCCGCACAGCATCGGTGCCTAGTGGTCGAGCTCCACGTCGGGCGCCTCGGCACGGCGTCCGCGTAAGGCGGCCAGGTGGCGCGCTGGATGCGGGCGTGCCGTTTTAACCTCATGCTTCATGACCAGTGGCGCCGCTGCCACGGCCAGGGCCGCTCATAGGGTTTTGCGCTTCCGGGTTGCCCAGAAGGCCAGCAAGACGATCATATTTCTTCTAACTCATTGAAAAGATTCGAGGGGGAGGATCGGGGCTCGAACCCCGTACCCGCGGATTAAGAGTCAGCCGGTAAGCCGTAACAGAATTCGGTGGAACACGGATGGAACAATGTGCCCCGACGTGTTGCATGGACGTCGCACGGAATCGCCGGTAATGGTTCGGAATACGAACAATTTGGGCATTTTCCATGCCACAGACTGGCAACG
This portion of the Alphaproteobacteria bacterium genome encodes:
- a CDS encoding PAS domain S-box protein, with amino-acid sequence MTSQTDTKSDYAAMSKAELIAELMRIREAPTTVPQGHDAGLAGMLTVAPDAIIAMDEESRIRVFNPGAERLFGYRAADMMGRPLDILMPDRFRSAHGEHVRRFLTSGEQSRLMTERSEIIGLRADGSEFPAEASVSKLRIDDATLLTVMLHDVTERKRAEAELVAAKERAEQALIQAEKMAAIGTLASGIGHEINNPLYAVLGAAEAIRDGGDLSRSQSHAQDIITYCKHIAEIIKNLSGYIRPADAHGLGPVDVNKAIQEAVSIAQLSLQDSDIEIEQWLEPVPEIAAKSEEVQQAFFNVIRNGLQAIDQGGTLEIKSRQEGDLVSVRIRDTGRGIAATNLAKIYDPFFTTKEPDEGEGLGLFVVQQIVKKYAGTIAFESEIGQGTLCTIEFPIRDITEGTR
- a CDS encoding response regulator, which produces MKNKILVVDDEAEIRKTIRLQLEGTAFEIIEATNGEEAIETLGRENILEMNVIICDIRMPKINGIEAIAYFQQNYAGIPIIVLTGYPDVKLAVDLMRDGVVDYVVKPVEKSELVAAVRRAAQQWTSFGENLPPRRPAFGLSFPRNRNPEAAMCRLR